The Neobacillus sp. PS3-34 genome has a window encoding:
- the helD gene encoding RNA polymerase recycling motor HelD: MSEIQHKEWQNEQNRVDYVAKEINNKVARLRKNAGEISSDVFQLRKTFWEDVTVNFDEPDDILETHTSIKQQAELLSERERTHKQMDKQLKTLARLKYSPYFGRIDFHEKGETAAETVYLGIASFMDKNDENFLIYDWRAPISSLYYDYSPGPAQYATPEGIIEGEMELKRQFIIRESHIKGMFETGVTIGDEMLQEVLGNNASTQMKSIVATIQKEQNQIIRNETSRLLFVQGVAGSGKTSAALQRVAYLLYRYRGTITSENILLFSPNPLFNSYVATVLPELGEENMQQTTFQEYLTSRLGNEFEVEDPFSQMEYLLSNSDNNYKVRVDGIRYKASLNFKNNIDQYVQYLSGEGLIFRDITFRKATIFSKKEIEEFFYTLDRNYSIPNRMQLVKEWLLKELKRKVKQERSKSWVEEEVQFLDKDFYVEAFKKLQEKSRYNENTFDDFEREQRLLAEMVVKEKFKPVFRRVKKMKFIDLPAIYLQLFKMPVESAQLVPENWVDICATSLLKLRNLEIAYEDATPFVYLQDLIEGRKSNTSVRHIFIDEAQDYSPFQFAYIQMLFPYSKMTLLGDYNQAIFSGATGSATVLTNPPKDGADLETIELMRTYRSTRQIVEFTKHLIVGGDKIEPFNRNGNKPVISFTDTTHLNQKIINTIENLKKEGHRTIAVICLTAGESKRAYEAIRERISCRLIEKGTVSYEKGVLILPAYLAKGIEFDAVILYDSSLYKRESERKLFYTACTRAMHELRLFATNGLSPLMEAVPTELYIIKKTR; this comes from the coding sequence ATGAGTGAAATCCAGCATAAAGAATGGCAAAACGAACAAAACCGTGTGGATTATGTTGCAAAGGAAATAAATAATAAAGTTGCTAGACTCAGAAAAAATGCTGGAGAAATTAGCTCAGATGTTTTTCAACTACGCAAGACATTCTGGGAGGATGTAACAGTCAATTTTGATGAGCCAGATGATATTCTAGAAACTCATACCAGCATCAAACAGCAGGCAGAATTGCTTTCAGAGCGGGAACGTACTCATAAACAAATGGACAAGCAGCTCAAGACCCTTGCACGATTAAAGTACTCTCCTTATTTTGGACGGATTGATTTTCATGAAAAAGGAGAGACCGCTGCAGAGACTGTATATCTCGGTATCGCTTCGTTTATGGATAAAAACGATGAAAACTTCCTTATTTATGATTGGCGTGCCCCAATATCCAGCCTTTACTATGATTATTCACCGGGACCTGCACAATACGCGACACCGGAAGGGATAATTGAAGGGGAGATGGAGTTAAAAAGACAGTTTATTATTCGAGAATCTCATATAAAAGGAATGTTCGAAACAGGCGTGACCATTGGTGATGAAATGCTGCAGGAAGTACTTGGCAATAACGCGAGTACTCAAATGAAAAGCATTGTCGCTACGATTCAAAAAGAACAAAACCAAATTATCCGTAACGAAACCAGCAGGCTTCTTTTTGTTCAAGGCGTCGCGGGAAGTGGGAAAACCTCTGCTGCTTTACAAAGAGTGGCATATTTACTTTATCGATATCGCGGAACCATTACATCAGAAAATATTCTGCTTTTTTCTCCTAATCCACTTTTTAATAGTTATGTCGCTACTGTTCTCCCAGAACTTGGGGAGGAGAATATGCAGCAAACCACTTTTCAGGAATACTTGACCAGCAGACTTGGAAATGAATTTGAGGTGGAAGATCCATTTAGCCAAATGGAATATTTACTTTCTAATTCCGATAATAATTACAAAGTGCGTGTAGATGGAATCCGCTACAAAGCTTCTCTTAATTTTAAAAACAATATTGATCAATATGTTCAATACCTTTCCGGAGAAGGACTAATTTTTCGAGACATTACATTTAGAAAGGCAACGATCTTCTCCAAAAAGGAAATAGAAGAATTCTTTTATACCCTTGACAGGAATTATTCAATACCTAATCGTATGCAACTTGTAAAGGAATGGCTTTTAAAGGAATTGAAAAGGAAAGTTAAGCAGGAACGTTCGAAAAGCTGGGTCGAGGAAGAAGTACAATTTTTGGATAAAGATTTTTATGTGGAAGCATTTAAAAAGCTTCAAGAAAAGAGCCGATATAATGAAAATACATTTGATGATTTTGAAAGGGAACAAAGGCTATTAGCTGAAATGGTTGTTAAGGAAAAATTCAAGCCTGTGTTTAGGCGGGTTAAAAAAATGAAATTTATTGATTTGCCAGCGATTTACCTGCAACTATTTAAGATGCCTGTGGAATCAGCCCAGCTGGTTCCCGAAAATTGGGTGGATATCTGTGCAACGAGCTTATTAAAGCTAAGGAATTTAGAAATTGCCTATGAAGATGCCACACCGTTTGTTTATTTGCAGGATTTAATAGAAGGAAGAAAATCGAATACCTCTGTTCGGCACATTTTTATAGATGAAGCCCAAGATTATTCTCCTTTCCAATTTGCATATATTCAAATGCTTTTCCCTTATAGCAAGATGACTCTGCTTGGGGACTATAATCAGGCAATTTTTTCTGGTGCAACGGGTTCGGCAACCGTGTTAACCAATCCTCCAAAGGATGGTGCAGATTTAGAAACCATTGAATTAATGAGGACTTACCGTTCTACAAGACAAATTGTTGAGTTTACAAAGCATTTAATTGTAGGTGGAGACAAAATAGAGCCCTTTAACCGGAATGGAAATAAACCCGTCATTTCATTCACGGATACTACTCATTTAAATCAAAAAATTATTAACACTATTGAGAATCTGAAAAAGGAAGGACACCGGACGATTGCTGTTATTTGCCTTACGGCTGGGGAAAGTAAACGTGCTTATGAGGCCATCAGAGAAAGAATTTCTTGCCGATTGATTGAAAAAGGGACGGTCTCTTATGAAAAAGGAGTCTTAATCCTTCCAGCTTATTTGGCCAAGGGGATAGAATTTGACGCAGTCATACTTTATGATAGTTCGCTTTATAAACGTGAAAGTGAACGGAAACTATTTTACACAGCCTGTACACGTGCGATGCATGAGCTGCGCCTTTTTGCCACAAACGGCTTGAGCCCATTAATGGAAGCTGTTCCAACAGAACTTTATATAATAAAGAAAACTCGGTGA
- a CDS encoding MFS transporter — MIDGISFVISAFLIGSCNIPLDARLPNGKTHIKEINISTVLTDFKDGLKYILDYKLLKSIVSGFLVFGLINGGFAVLPLFTMKYKMAPDNYEQYSSMFSIFLGIGFVVGSGIGNRLIQTFKVHRVLIGGVLLTGVFTLILGTLENIWLYFTLVFIMGVILAPVNVALSGWMTELVDPKFMGRVSGWVDPLMMLAHSVSLGIIAVIFPAYIKMETIYYAIGILMLGVGSYYLIVLPKLTRNQTKATDSPELSTATLK, encoded by the coding sequence GATGGAATTAGCTTTGTCATATCTGCATTCTTAATTGGCAGCTGCAATATTCCTCTTGATGCACGACTTCCAAATGGAAAAACACATATTAAAGAAATCAATATTTCTACCGTGCTCACTGATTTTAAAGATGGACTAAAGTATATTCTTGATTACAAGCTCTTAAAATCGATTGTTTCTGGATTTTTAGTTTTTGGTCTAATTAATGGTGGTTTTGCCGTTCTTCCGCTTTTTACAATGAAATACAAAATGGCGCCAGACAATTATGAGCAGTATTCTTCCATGTTTTCTATTTTTTTAGGAATTGGCTTTGTAGTGGGGAGCGGGATTGGCAATCGACTTATTCAAACATTTAAGGTTCATAGAGTATTAATTGGTGGAGTACTCCTAACCGGAGTTTTTACACTTATTTTAGGCACTCTGGAAAACATATGGCTCTATTTTACACTGGTCTTCATTATGGGTGTAATTTTAGCGCCGGTGAATGTGGCTCTTTCAGGATGGATGACAGAGTTAGTAGATCCAAAGTTTATGGGAAGAGTTTCAGGTTGGGTTGATCCTTTGATGATGTTAGCCCATTCTGTTTCCCTAGGAATCATTGCGGTCATTTTCCCGGCCTATATAAAAATGGAAACCATATATTACGCCATCGGCATTCTTATGTTGGGTGTGGGGAGTTATTATCTTATCGTTTTACCGAAGCTGACAAGGAATCAAACAAAAGCAACGGACAGCCCTGAATTATCAACCGCTACACTTAAGTAA
- a CDS encoding alpha-L-glutamate ligase, with amino-acid sequence MKKVYVIHENSEWTIHLTKRLEELEVPYEEWHLDQGTLDLSTEPPEGIFYSRMSASSHTRDHRYAAEFTAQVLGWLEAHGRKVYNGSRALQLEISKVLQYLVLNKHGIRTPRTVAAVGKEQILEAARTFEGKAFITKHNRAGKGLGVQLFQTFDALRLYVESPAFEEPVDGITLIQEYIQAPESFITRCEFVGGRFVYAVKVDTSEGFELCPADACQIGDLFCPVGEEIEEKPKFQIIEGFNDPILKKYEEFLSANGIQIAGIEFIRNANDEIYTYDINSNTNYNHEAEAKAGKYGMLELAKYLKAELDK; translated from the coding sequence TTGAAAAAGGTATATGTAATCCACGAAAATAGTGAATGGACCATCCATCTTACAAAAAGGCTTGAGGAACTGGAGGTACCGTATGAAGAATGGCATCTTGACCAGGGAACACTCGATCTTTCAACTGAACCGCCGGAAGGGATTTTTTACAGCCGGATGAGTGCCTCCTCCCATACCCGCGATCACAGGTATGCAGCTGAATTTACCGCACAGGTTCTAGGATGGCTAGAAGCACATGGCCGTAAGGTTTATAATGGTTCCCGCGCACTTCAGCTTGAAATCAGCAAGGTCTTGCAATATTTGGTGCTGAACAAGCACGGAATACGCACACCAAGGACAGTTGCCGCAGTTGGAAAAGAACAAATACTCGAGGCTGCCAGAACATTTGAGGGAAAAGCTTTTATAACGAAGCACAACCGCGCAGGAAAAGGTCTAGGGGTTCAGTTATTTCAAACCTTTGATGCTTTAAGATTGTATGTGGAGAGTCCTGCTTTTGAAGAACCAGTTGATGGCATCACTTTAATCCAGGAATACATCCAGGCACCTGAAAGCTTTATTACACGCTGTGAATTTGTTGGTGGAAGGTTTGTCTATGCTGTAAAGGTAGATACGTCTGAAGGCTTTGAACTATGTCCTGCAGATGCTTGTCAAATCGGTGATTTATTCTGCCCCGTTGGAGAAGAAATAGAAGAAAAGCCTAAATTTCAAATTATCGAAGGCTTCAATGATCCGATTCTTAAAAAGTATGAAGAATTCCTTTCCGCAAATGGCATCCAGATTGCAGGAATTGAGTTTATTCGCAACGCAAATGATGAAATTTATACGTATGATATTAACTCAAATACAAACTATAATCACGAAGCGGAAGCGAAGGCTGGCAAATATGGCATGCTAGAACTTGCAAAATATTTAAAGGCCGAATTGGATAAGTAA
- a CDS encoding serine hydrolase domain-containing protein, which produces MVLGYILEKITGISLHSYIDKNIFKRASMNHSGFISKENPVPYAAMGYFKDQNQFQPVKEINIFLLYGAGDIYSTASDLCKYDLSLMNGQLISKKSLRKMLRPDQNRVMDLGCM; this is translated from the coding sequence ATGGTATTAGGATACATTTTAGAGAAAATCACAGGCATTTCATTACATTCCTATATTGATAAAAACATTTTTAAGCGGGCATCTATGAACCATTCCGGCTTTATTAGCAAAGAAAATCCCGTACCATATGCAGCTATGGGATATTTCAAGGATCAGAATCAGTTTCAGCCCGTAAAAGAAATTAATATTTTTTTGCTTTACGGAGCAGGAGATATTTACTCCACTGCTTCGGATTTATGTAAATACGATTTATCCCTAATGAACGGGCAACTCATATCAAAAAAATCATTGAGAAAAATGCTGAGGCCGGATCAAAATCGGGTTATGGACTTGGGATGTATGTAA
- a CDS encoding LLM class flavin-dependent oxidoreductase: protein MKFGFWLPIFGGWLRNVEDEKMPPTFDYVKEVVQSAEKWGYSTTLVAELNLNDIKGPEHDSLEAWSTAAALAAVTDTIEIMAAVRPGFHNPAITAKMAANIDQISKGRFSLNVVSAWWEEEARQYGGIFTEHDERYERTKEFIDVLKGLWTKDSFTYKGQFYHVKDAKLAPKPIQRPNPILYAGGESEKGKQTIVEKCDAYVMHGGTVEEIQKKVDEMKARRSITHNIPLSSFGMAAYVICRDTEEEAQAELKKITTVKESSAYSGFNDFTNKSQLEQKIQLQDYSVSNRGLRPNLVGTPDQIADRILEYEAAGLDLLLLQFSPQLEEMERFAREVMPLVEKRKTIVH from the coding sequence ATGAAATTCGGATTTTGGCTGCCTATTTTTGGCGGATGGCTGAGAAATGTTGAGGATGAAAAAATGCCGCCAACCTTTGATTATGTAAAAGAAGTGGTTCAGTCAGCAGAAAAATGGGGTTACTCAACGACATTGGTAGCTGAATTGAATTTAAACGATATTAAAGGACCTGAGCATGATTCCCTGGAAGCATGGTCAACCGCAGCTGCCCTGGCGGCTGTAACTGATACAATAGAAATCATGGCCGCTGTTCGTCCTGGATTTCATAATCCTGCCATAACGGCAAAAATGGCGGCGAATATCGATCAGATCAGTAAGGGAAGATTTTCTTTAAACGTGGTTTCCGCCTGGTGGGAAGAGGAAGCCCGACAATATGGAGGCATTTTTACCGAACATGATGAGAGGTATGAAAGGACAAAAGAATTCATTGATGTTTTGAAGGGGCTTTGGACAAAAGATTCTTTTACGTATAAAGGGCAGTTTTATCATGTTAAGGATGCAAAACTTGCCCCTAAGCCAATACAGCGCCCGAATCCGATTTTATATGCTGGCGGTGAAAGTGAAAAAGGCAAACAGACAATCGTAGAAAAGTGTGACGCGTATGTGATGCATGGCGGGACAGTGGAAGAAATTCAAAAGAAAGTGGACGAAATGAAAGCGCGCCGTTCAATAACGCACAATATCCCACTGTCTTCTTTTGGAATGGCGGCCTATGTCATTTGCCGAGATACGGAAGAGGAAGCGCAGGCTGAACTAAAAAAAATCACCACTGTAAAAGAATCAAGCGCTTATTCAGGCTTTAACGATTTTACGAACAAATCTCAGCTTGAGCAAAAAATTCAACTTCAGGATTATTCTGTATCAAATAGGGGTTTAAGGCCAAACCTGGTAGGGACTCCTGACCAGATAGCAGACCGGATTTTGGAATATGAAGCTGCAGGATTGGACTTATTGCTGCTTCAATTTTCTCCACAGCTTGAGGAAATGGAGCGGTTTGCAAGGGAAGTAATGCCATTAGTCGAAAAAAGAAAAACAATAGTACACTAA
- a CDS encoding serine hydrolase domain-containing protein, with amino-acid sequence MNKIRSYLKNNDINGSIAVMSGNKLIVNEGNGFADFEKKIRNHPETTFPIASITKSLVATSFMQLEERGLVNLQDPVSKYIDHFPNGENITIQHLLTNTSGIRRLHSIRKNSTPKDIIEEIKKRLSVFKQGPGGITKTLIIWY; translated from the coding sequence ATGAATAAGATCCGTTCCTATTTAAAAAATAACGATATTAATGGAAGTATTGCTGTCATGTCGGGGAATAAATTAATAGTTAACGAAGGGAACGGTTTTGCTGATTTCGAAAAAAAAATACGGAATCATCCTGAAACTACCTTTCCAATTGCTTCAATCACTAAGTCACTTGTAGCCACTAGTTTTATGCAGCTGGAAGAACGGGGATTGGTAAATCTTCAGGATCCTGTTTCGAAATATATTGACCATTTCCCTAATGGTGAAAATATAACAATCCAACACTTATTAACAAATACTTCGGGTATTCGGCGATTGCATTCAATCAGGAAAAATAGCACACCTAAAGATATAATCGAAGAAATAAAAAAAAGGCTGTCCGTTTTCAAGCAGGGACCAGGTGGGATTACAAAGACACTAATTATATGGTATTAG